A window of Clostridium sp. Marseille-P299 contains these coding sequences:
- the rluF gene encoding 23S rRNA pseudouridine(2604) synthase RluF, translated as MKKVTKRIFEDADKKQEAIRINKYLSEAGVCSRREADTYIEQGKVLIDGEVAVMGSKVFPGQEVSFQGKVLNREEKLVLIAFNKPQGIVCTTDKREPDNIIDYIQYKTRIYPIGRLDKDSEGLILLTNNGDIVNKILRAGNNHDKEYIVKVNKPITVEFLKSMAAGVPILDTVTRPCTIEAEDKFTFRIILNQGLNRQIRRMCEYLGYRVVFLQRIRIMNVNLGRLKIGDYRNLTDRELEGLRELIKDSSNAPMSDEIDDEMVDVRVKEESAKKSSSNKGSIRTTGKITGKARNKAKNFQKQVSHNKKSESKSYGEQGRKKEFYNGSRKESNNGIKKGKNQRTNQATGQGR; from the coding sequence ATGAAGAAAGTTACGAAGCGTATATTCGAAGATGCAGATAAGAAACAAGAAGCAATTCGTATTAATAAATATTTGAGTGAAGCAGGTGTCTGCTCAAGAAGAGAAGCTGATACTTATATCGAACAAGGAAAGGTTTTAATTGATGGTGAAGTAGCGGTTATGGGAAGCAAAGTGTTTCCTGGACAGGAAGTTAGTTTCCAAGGAAAAGTATTAAACCGTGAAGAAAAATTAGTATTAATAGCTTTTAATAAACCACAAGGAATTGTTTGTACAACGGATAAGAGAGAGCCAGACAATATTATTGATTATATTCAATATAAAACTAGAATCTATCCTATTGGAAGACTTGATAAGGATTCTGAAGGCTTGATTTTATTAACGAATAATGGCGATATCGTTAATAAGATTCTACGTGCAGGAAACAACCATGACAAAGAGTATATTGTTAAGGTAAATAAGCCAATTACTGTAGAATTTTTAAAATCCATGGCGGCAGGTGTACCAATACTTGATACCGTGACAAGACCATGTACGATTGAAGCGGAGGATAAATTTACATTCCGTATTATTTTAAATCAAGGACTAAACCGTCAGATACGAAGAATGTGTGAGTATCTTGGATACCGTGTTGTATTTTTACAAAGAATTCGAATTATGAACGTTAATTTAGGTAGATTAAAAATCGGTGACTATCGTAATTTAACGGACCGAGAATTAGAAGGCTTAAGGGAATTAATCAAAGATTCCTCAAATGCTCCTATGAGTGATGAAATTGATGATGAAATGGTAGATGTTCGTGTTAAGGAAGAAAGTGCTAAGAAGTCTTCATCAAATAAAGGCAGCATTAGAACAACAGGAAAAATCACTGGTAAAGCAAGAAACAAAGCTAAGAATTTTCAAAAACAAGTGAGTCATAACAAGAAATCGGAATCAAAATCATATGGCGAACAAGGACGTAAGAAGGAGTTTTACAATGGAAGCAGAAAAGAAAG
- a CDS encoding DUF5688 family protein — protein sequence MQLSKKLSFEEFVCFVEKTLMEHLGSEYFSQRKKVVKNNGVTLISLVIRKRDELIVPCIYLNTYFSQYEEGRQINEICDEILDVYLYSKDSERNSFDEIIFRYDEMKSSIIYRIINYEKNKELLESVPYIKVLDFAVTFHCLVRDDEEGIGTIRITEEHRKQWGVKLEELYIIAMKNTPEIFPALIRPMEEVMLELMKKEVMSFAMDDINHLGLAEEKHLEAEQAANEFIQMLHYENPKCKVDMYVLSNSRGINGASCILYPEILSDFADQIDNDFFILPSSIHELILVPVEEQLGIKQLKEMVMEINQTQVPFEDVLSDDIYCYSRSNKQMIGIA from the coding sequence ATGCAGTTATCGAAAAAGTTGTCGTTTGAAGAGTTTGTATGTTTCGTAGAAAAAACATTGATGGAGCATTTGGGGAGTGAATATTTTTCTCAACGAAAAAAAGTAGTAAAAAATAACGGTGTGACATTAATTAGTTTGGTCATTCGTAAAAGGGATGAATTAATTGTTCCTTGTATCTATTTGAATACATATTTTTCGCAATATGAAGAAGGAAGGCAAATAAATGAAATTTGCGATGAAATACTAGATGTGTATTTATACTCAAAGGATAGTGAAAGAAATAGTTTTGATGAAATCATATTTCGGTACGATGAGATGAAATCAAGTATTATTTATCGTATTATTAATTACGAAAAAAATAAAGAACTGCTAGAATCAGTACCTTATATTAAAGTTTTAGATTTTGCAGTTACCTTCCATTGTTTGGTTAGGGATGATGAAGAAGGAATTGGAACCATTCGAATTACAGAGGAACATCGTAAACAATGGGGAGTGAAGCTTGAGGAACTATATATAATTGCAATGAAAAATACTCCGGAAATTTTTCCGGCATTGATTCGTCCAATGGAAGAGGTTATGTTGGAATTAATGAAAAAAGAAGTCATGTCTTTTGCTATGGATGATATTAACCATCTTGGTTTAGCAGAAGAGAAACATTTGGAGGCTGAACAAGCAGCGAATGAATTTATTCAGATGTTACACTATGAAAATCCAAAATGTAAAGTAGATATGTATGTGCTATCAAATTCAAGGGGAATTAATGGTGCTAGTTGTATTTTATATCCTGAAATCTTATCTGATTTTGCGGATCAGATAGACAATGATTTCTTTATACTTCCATCTAGTATTCATGAACTTATTTTAGTGCCTGTGGAAGAACAACTTGGTATAAAACAACTAAAAGAAATGGTAATGGAAATCAACCAAACACAAGTACCATTTGAAGATGTTTTGTCAGATGATATATATTGTTATTCAAGAAGTAATAAACAGATGATTGGAATTGCATAA
- a CDS encoding putative bifunctional diguanylate cyclase/phosphodiesterase → MGKENLFLTDTMDGMKTFKKELRIVFGILFESFFLGLGTSTIVHASSQNNGIGQIKDNNLVNRNLVYFLIGAIIILLILFTVLIVNVKRRTKAEKAAVLARQKLKESYKELEKAYQEVTETKNALYSRYEELKISKEKIRKIAYTDYLTELPNRLAFTEMLDSVMLTLRNDEKIALIDIDLDNFKNINDTLGHSFGDELLIDVAHRLNGVLEEDDYLARIGGDEFVVLTQNIQDITSYEDKIKKIQKAFTYPFVLSTKEFFVTVSMGITFAPKDGKTTQTLVKNMDSAMYVAKENGKNDYCYFDDSINARMMKKIEMQSELRKAIENNEFVVYYQPQMDLETNRVVGFEALARWNHPQRGLIMPLEFIPLAEENGLIVGIGKKILIEACKQLKIWEDEGFRDITIAVNLSARQFKDSDFLSMVYEVIEETKVNPKKLEFEITETIALDDVDYTVATIHKLKELGITFSLDDFGTGYSSLNYLKQLPVNNLKIDKSFLNTVLVNKSDQKIVSTMIDLARVLNIDVIAEGVEIREQEEFLKDVNCNKAQGYFYSKPLPKEEAGEILRRNL, encoded by the coding sequence TTGGGAAAGGAAAATCTGTTTTTAACAGATACCATGGATGGAATGAAAACTTTTAAAAAGGAATTGCGGATAGTTTTTGGAATACTGTTCGAAAGTTTTTTCTTAGGTTTAGGAACGTCTACTATTGTACATGCTTCTTCACAGAATAATGGTATAGGACAAATAAAAGATAATAACCTAGTGAATAGGAATCTTGTGTATTTCTTGATTGGTGCTATCATAATTTTATTGATTTTATTTACTGTATTAATTGTGAATGTAAAAAGAAGAACAAAAGCTGAGAAAGCTGCTGTTTTAGCAAGACAAAAGTTGAAAGAAAGTTACAAGGAATTAGAAAAAGCGTATCAAGAAGTAACAGAAACGAAGAATGCGCTTTATTCTCGTTATGAAGAGCTTAAGATTAGTAAAGAAAAAATACGAAAAATTGCGTATACAGATTATTTAACTGAATTACCAAATCGTTTGGCATTTACCGAGATGCTTGACAGCGTGATGCTGACTTTAAGAAATGACGAGAAAATTGCTTTAATTGACATTGATTTAGATAATTTTAAAAATATAAACGATACATTAGGTCATTCCTTTGGGGATGAATTATTAATTGATGTTGCACACCGTTTGAATGGCGTTTTGGAAGAAGATGATTACCTAGCTAGAATAGGCGGTGATGAGTTTGTTGTATTGACTCAAAACATTCAGGATATCACTTCATATGAAGATAAGATAAAGAAAATACAAAAAGCATTTACATATCCATTTGTACTATCAACAAAGGAATTTTTTGTGACAGTAAGTATGGGAATTACGTTTGCACCTAAGGATGGTAAAACAACTCAGACCTTAGTGAAAAATATGGACTCTGCAATGTATGTTGCAAAAGAGAATGGAAAGAACGATTATTGTTATTTTGATGATTCCATCAATGCTCGTATGATGAAGAAGATTGAGATGCAATCTGAACTTCGTAAAGCAATTGAAAATAATGAGTTTGTTGTGTACTATCAACCACAAATGGATTTAGAAACAAATCGTGTTGTAGGATTTGAAGCTTTGGCACGCTGGAATCATCCACAGCGTGGTTTAATTATGCCATTAGAATTTATTCCTCTTGCAGAAGAGAATGGATTGATTGTAGGAATTGGCAAGAAAATCTTAATAGAAGCTTGTAAACAATTAAAAATATGGGAAGATGAAGGATTTAGAGATATTACGATAGCAGTCAATTTATCTGCTAGACAATTTAAAGACTCCGATTTCCTTTCAATGGTATATGAGGTCATTGAAGAAACCAAAGTAAATCCAAAGAAACTTGAGTTTGAAATCACCGAAACAATTGCATTAGACGATGTGGATTACACCGTTGCTACGATACATAAGTTGAAAGAACTCGGAATTACATTTTCGTTGGACGACTTTGGTACAGGTTATTCTTCCTTGAATTATTTAAAGCAGTTACCAGTAAATAATTTAAAAATTGATAAAAGTTTCTTAAACACTGTACTTGTTAATAAGAGTGATCAAAAAATAGTAAGTACTATGATTGATTTAGCAAGAGTACTTAATATTGACGTAATCGCTGAAGGCGTTGAAATTAGAGAACAAGAAGAATTTTTAAAAGATGTAAATTGTAATAAAGCACAAGGATACTTTTATAGTAAACCGTTGCCAAAAGAAGAAGCGGGAGAAATACTTAGGAGAAATTTATAA
- the gltA gene encoding NADPH-dependent glutamate synthase → MDVLKRVPVREQDPKVRAKNFEEVCLGYDIEEAKLEASRCLKCKNAKCITGCPVSIDIPGFIKEVEAGNVESAYQVISKYSALPAVCGRVCPQESQCEAKCIRGIKGDPVSIGKLERFVADWAREHEIKPEAPTVKNGKKVAVIGSGPAGLTCAGDLAKAGYDVTIFEALHEPGGVLVYGIPEFRLPKETVVKTEVDNVRSLGVKIETNVVIGKSITVDELLEEEGFSAVFIGSGAGLPKFMGIPGENANGVFSANEYLTRNNLMKAFDAAYDTPITLGKKIAVVGGGNVAMDAARTALRLGAEVHIVYRRGEEELPARVEEVHHAKEEGIIFNLLTNPKEILVDESGWVKGMVCVEMELGEPDASGRRRPVEKKGSEFTLELDTVIMSLGTSPNPLISATTKGLDINSHKCIIAEEETGKTSKEGVYAGGDAVTGAATVILAMGAGKAAAKGIDEFLSKQN, encoded by the coding sequence ATGGACGTTTTAAAAAGAGTTCCGGTAAGAGAGCAAGATCCAAAGGTTAGAGCTAAAAACTTTGAAGAAGTATGTCTTGGTTATGATATAGAGGAAGCAAAATTAGAAGCTTCTAGATGTTTAAAATGTAAGAATGCAAAATGTATCACTGGATGTCCTGTAAGTATTGATATTCCAGGTTTTATAAAAGAAGTAGAGGCTGGCAATGTTGAGAGTGCATATCAAGTTATAAGTAAATATTCTGCACTTCCAGCCGTTTGTGGTCGTGTATGTCCACAAGAATCTCAGTGTGAAGCAAAGTGTATTAGAGGTATCAAAGGTGATCCAGTTTCTATTGGTAAATTAGAGCGTTTTGTAGCTGATTGGGCGAGAGAACATGAAATTAAGCCAGAAGCACCAACCGTTAAAAACGGTAAGAAGGTAGCCGTAATTGGTTCAGGTCCTGCTGGTCTTACTTGTGCAGGTGATTTAGCAAAGGCTGGCTATGATGTGACTATTTTTGAAGCGTTACATGAGCCTGGCGGAGTACTAGTATATGGTATCCCAGAATTTCGTTTACCAAAAGAAACAGTAGTAAAAACAGAAGTTGATAACGTAAGATCCCTTGGAGTTAAAATAGAAACTAACGTAGTAATTGGAAAGTCAATTACTGTAGATGAATTGCTTGAAGAAGAAGGATTTTCAGCAGTATTTATCGGTTCAGGAGCAGGTTTACCAAAATTCATGGGCATTCCTGGTGAAAATGCAAACGGTGTGTTCTCTGCAAATGAATATTTAACAAGAAATAACTTAATGAAGGCTTTTGATGCAGCATACGATACTCCAATTACACTTGGTAAGAAGATTGCAGTTGTAGGTGGTGGTAACGTTGCAATGGATGCAGCAAGAACAGCACTTCGTCTTGGAGCGGAGGTACATATTGTTTACCGTAGAGGTGAAGAAGAGTTACCTGCAAGAGTGGAAGAAGTACATCATGCAAAAGAAGAAGGCATTATATTTAATCTTTTAACGAATCCAAAAGAAATCTTAGTGGATGAGAGTGGATGGGTAAAAGGCATGGTTTGTGTGGAAATGGAACTTGGTGAGCCAGATGCATCTGGAAGAAGAAGACCAGTGGAAAAGAAAGGTTCTGAATTTACACTTGAGTTAGATACTGTAATTATGTCACTTGGAACAAGTCCAAATCCATTGATTTCAGCGACTACAAAAGGCCTTGATATTAATTCTCATAAATGCATCATTGCAGAAGAAGAAACTGGTAAGACATCAAAAGAAGGTGTTTATGCTGGTGGAGATGCGGTTACTGGTGCTGCAACAGTTATCTTAGCAATGGGAGCTGGTAAAGCGGCTGCTAAGGGAATTGATGAATTTTTATCAAAGCAAAATTAA
- a CDS encoding sulfide/dihydroorotate dehydrogenase-like FAD/NAD-binding protein — protein MYKITKKELLANNIYLMDIEAPRVARNCYPGQFVIVKMDEKGERIPLTICDYDREAGTVAIVFQAVGTSTTRMAEYEVGDYFRDFTGPLGCKSELIDEPIEELKSKKILFVAGGVGTAPVYPQVKWMHEHGVDVDCIIGARNKDLVILEKEMKAVAKNVYVATDDGSYGFKGNVNDKIKDLVHNEGKSYDLVIAIGPIIMMKIVSILTKELGIKTIVSMNPIMVDGTGMCGACRITVGNEVKFACVDGPEFDGHLVNFDEAMKRQQMYKSEEGRKILKEREGDTHHGGCGICND, from the coding sequence ATGTACAAGATTACAAAAAAAGAACTTCTAGCGAACAATATTTATCTCATGGATATCGAAGCACCTAGAGTTGCAAGAAATTGTTATCCAGGTCAATTTGTTATAGTTAAAATGGATGAGAAAGGCGAGAGAATTCCTCTTACTATATGTGATTATGATAGGGAAGCAGGAACAGTTGCCATTGTATTTCAGGCAGTAGGAACATCTACAACAAGAATGGCTGAGTATGAGGTCGGAGATTATTTTAGAGATTTTACAGGACCTCTTGGTTGTAAATCAGAATTGATTGACGAACCGATTGAAGAGTTAAAGAGCAAGAAGATTTTATTTGTTGCTGGTGGTGTTGGTACAGCTCCTGTTTATCCTCAAGTGAAATGGATGCATGAACATGGTGTAGATGTTGATTGTATCATTGGAGCTAGAAACAAAGATTTAGTTATTCTTGAAAAAGAAATGAAAGCTGTAGCTAAAAATGTTTATGTTGCAACGGATGATGGCTCTTATGGTTTTAAGGGTAATGTGAATGATAAAATAAAAGATTTGGTACATAATGAAGGAAAAAGTTATGACCTTGTAATTGCAATCGGGCCAATCATTATGATGAAAATTGTTTCGATTCTTACAAAAGAGCTTGGAATTAAAACAATCGTCAGCATGAATCCAATTATGGTAGATGGAACTGGAATGTGTGGCGCATGTCGTATCACTGTAGGTAATGAAGTGAAGTTTGCATGTGTTGATGGTCCTGAATTTGACGGACATTTGGTAAACTTTGATGAAGCAATGAAGAGACAGCAGATGTATAAATCCGAAGAGGGTAGAAAAATTCTTAAAGAGAGAGAAGGAGATACTCATCACGGCGGTTGCGGCATTTGTAACGATTAA
- the asnB gene encoding asparagine synthase (glutamine-hydrolyzing) — protein sequence MCGIAGFYNAKQDYLAKESYHKNILWNMSNCIKHRGPDEQGIHLTKQFGLAHARLSIIDLLSGQQPMLHKVGNYTYGIVYNGEVYNTKELKDDLISKGWEFQTTSDTEVLLLGYIEYGPKFVEQVNGIFAYAIMDEYTNSLYLFRDRAGVKPLFYSIVDGTIVFGSEIKTLFQFPGITPKINKNGLNEIFSIGPAKTYGCGVFNGIDELLPGNTLHFRDGALKTYPYFQLVSKPHEDSYEETLEKTAFLVEDAIKRQMISDVPICTFLSGGIDSSIVSSVCARELKKKNQILDTYSFDFVNNDTYFKSNFFQPSRDLPFVKKMVDYLGSNHKFLECDNVSLADRLYDSVDARDLPAMADIDSSMVHFCKQVKQYNKVALTGECADEIFGGYPWFHKEECFHANTFPWTMDLNARKVLLKDDVLNELHMEEYVLAAYEKSVAETPRLQGESNEEARRREISYLNLKWFMQTLLDRMDRTSMYCGLEARVPFADHRIIEYVWNVPWTMKSKDGVEKSLLRYACKDLLPDEVLWRKKSPYPKTYDPNYESLLRNRFIEIIEDPSSPILTFIDKEKAYRFMNTTSDYGKPWYGQLMAGPQLLAYYLMIDYWLKKFKIELI from the coding sequence ATGTGTGGTATAGCTGGTTTTTATAATGCAAAACAAGATTATCTTGCCAAGGAATCATATCATAAAAATATACTTTGGAATATGTCAAATTGTATAAAGCACCGTGGTCCAGATGAACAAGGAATTCATTTAACGAAACAATTTGGCCTTGCACATGCAAGACTCTCCATTATCGATTTACTAAGCGGACAGCAACCAATGCTACATAAAGTTGGAAATTACACCTATGGAATCGTTTATAATGGTGAAGTTTATAATACGAAAGAGTTAAAAGATGATTTAATTTCAAAAGGATGGGAATTTCAAACCACCTCAGATACCGAGGTGCTACTCCTTGGATATATCGAATATGGCCCTAAATTCGTAGAACAAGTGAATGGTATTTTTGCCTATGCTATTATGGATGAATATACGAATTCCTTATATTTATTCCGTGACAGAGCTGGCGTTAAGCCTCTATTTTATAGCATTGTAGATGGAACTATCGTATTTGGTTCAGAAATAAAAACTCTTTTTCAATTTCCTGGAATCACTCCTAAAATAAATAAAAATGGCTTGAACGAAATCTTTAGTATTGGACCAGCAAAAACCTATGGCTGCGGTGTTTTCAATGGTATAGACGAATTACTCCCAGGTAATACCTTACACTTTAGAGATGGTGCTTTAAAAACCTATCCATATTTTCAATTGGTAAGTAAGCCACACGAGGATAGTTATGAAGAGACTCTTGAAAAGACTGCCTTTTTAGTTGAAGATGCCATCAAACGCCAAATGATATCCGATGTTCCTATTTGCACGTTCTTATCTGGTGGTATTGATAGTTCCATCGTTTCTTCCGTTTGTGCAAGAGAACTTAAAAAGAAAAATCAAATCCTTGATACCTATTCCTTTGATTTTGTAAACAATGATACCTATTTTAAATCGAACTTTTTCCAGCCTTCCAGAGATCTTCCTTTTGTAAAGAAGATGGTAGATTACTTAGGGTCAAATCATAAATTCTTAGAATGTGATAATGTAAGTTTAGCAGATCGTTTATATGATTCTGTGGATGCTAGAGACCTGCCTGCGATGGCAGATATCGATTCCTCAATGGTTCATTTTTGTAAGCAAGTAAAACAATATAACAAGGTTGCTTTAACTGGTGAATGTGCAGATGAGATTTTTGGAGGATATCCTTGGTTTCATAAAGAAGAATGTTTTCATGCAAATACCTTTCCATGGACAATGGACTTAAATGCAAGAAAAGTTTTGTTAAAAGATGATGTTTTAAACGAACTTCATATGGAGGAATATGTCCTTGCAGCTTATGAAAAGTCAGTGGCAGAGACCCCTCGTTTACAAGGAGAATCCAATGAAGAAGCCAGAAGACGTGAAATCTCCTATCTTAATTTAAAATGGTTTATGCAAACCTTATTAGATCGTATGGATCGCACTAGCATGTATTGTGGTTTAGAAGCACGTGTTCCATTTGCTGATCATAGAATCATTGAATATGTTTGGAATGTTCCATGGACAATGAAGAGTAAAGATGGTGTGGAGAAAAGCTTACTTAGATATGCATGCAAAGATTTATTACCAGATGAAGTTCTATGGAGAAAAAAATCTCCTTATCCTAAAACTTATGATCCGAATTATGAAAGTTTATTAAGAAATCGTTTTATAGAAATTATAGAAGACCCAAGCTCACCGATTCTAACATTTATTGATAAAGAAAAAGCATATCGTTTTATGAATACTACATCTGATTACGGCAAACCTTGGTATGGTCAATTAATGGCTGGACCTCAGTTATTAGCTTATTATTTAATGATAGATTATTGGCTAAAGAAATTTAAAATTGAATTGATTTAA
- a CDS encoding manganese efflux pump has product MLISMVLLAFTLSIDALGIGIAYTIRGVYITNPAKLIIGVVSIVVMRISALFGAYLHHLFPGKVTVYFGAAILIVMGIIFIVKSFNTSDDIPYDLDHSSSIEGKEAILLGIALSADSISAGIAIASLGISGLGISLMVGVLQYSFLVLGKVLVTKVKRIKTLNGKMCSILSGIIFIGIAVARLISS; this is encoded by the coding sequence ATGCTTATTTCAATGGTATTACTTGCTTTTACTTTAAGTATCGATGCATTAGGAATTGGAATTGCTTATACGATAAGAGGCGTATATATTACCAATCCAGCAAAACTTATTATTGGAGTTGTTTCTATTGTAGTCATGAGAATATCTGCACTATTCGGAGCTTACCTTCATCATCTTTTTCCTGGAAAGGTTACGGTATATTTTGGTGCTGCCATCCTCATTGTCATGGGTATTATATTCATTGTAAAAAGTTTTAATACTTCAGATGATATTCCATATGATTTAGATCATTCTAGTTCTATTGAGGGAAAAGAAGCTATTTTACTTGGTATTGCTTTGTCAGCGGATTCAATTAGTGCAGGAATTGCGATTGCATCACTTGGTATTTCTGGTTTAGGAATTAGCCTTATGGTAGGTGTGCTACAATATTCATTCCTTGTTTTAGGTAAAGTTTTAGTTACTAAGGTTAAAAGGATAAAAACGCTCAATGGTAAAATGTGCAGTATTTTATCCGGAATTATCTTTATAGGTATCGCGGTTGCTAGGCTGATTTCTTCATAA
- a CDS encoding sensor histidine kinase, which produces MSELLDLKTCIILGFVFLLILTFFIAWKSRMKVFQKQSEELRMYLMYAKPLEEFIRDIRAKQHEFDNHLNAILNMHVTIDNYDELVAYQKKYIHDLATNRDNSYLGLLKISNKVIAGFIYSKLKSVDKNINIDLYVGNKEIFTNVPEKEIIEVIGTLMDNAFEACKDENNHIKIYLTSEKDKLVFVIKNEHEKIPISELAQLFERGYSKKTNGMNRGFGLYNAKSIVNEWNGEIFVENEEVDGKNFLSFRVEL; this is translated from the coding sequence ATGAGTGAACTTCTTGACTTAAAAACATGCATTATTTTAGGATTTGTATTTCTTTTAATTCTCACATTTTTCATTGCGTGGAAAAGTAGAATGAAAGTATTTCAAAAACAATCAGAAGAACTTCGCATGTATTTAATGTATGCGAAGCCACTAGAGGAATTTATACGAGATATACGTGCGAAACAGCATGAGTTTGATAATCACTTAAATGCAATATTAAATATGCATGTAACAATTGATAACTACGATGAACTTGTTGCTTATCAAAAAAAGTATATTCATGACTTAGCCACCAATCGAGACAACAGCTATTTGGGCTTGCTTAAGATAAGCAATAAAGTTATTGCGGGTTTTATTTATAGTAAATTAAAATCGGTAGACAAAAATATAAACATTGATTTGTATGTTGGAAATAAAGAAATCTTTACAAATGTGCCTGAAAAAGAAATTATAGAGGTAATTGGAACCTTAATGGACAATGCATTTGAAGCATGCAAAGATGAAAATAATCACATTAAAATATATTTGACCTCAGAGAAGGACAAACTTGTTTTTGTCATTAAAAATGAACATGAAAAAATCCCAATATCCGAGTTGGCGCAGTTATTTGAGCGTGGATATTCGAAAAAAACAAATGGAATGAATCGCGGATTTGGATTATATAATGCGAAAAGCATTGTTAATGAGTGGAATGGGGAAATATTTGTTGAAAATGAAGAAGTGGATGGAAAAAACTTTTTAAGCTTTCGGGTAGAACTTTAG
- a CDS encoding LytR/AlgR family response regulator transcription factor, with the protein MFDILILEDSIDTKNALEAIIKPCSSEIRVFFAANLKQAEELLDEQDFCLFFLDVNLSGNNIADASGIKFAKSLRKRTQYEFTPIVFVTSMLEFELLSYRETQCYRYIIKPFHDSEIRELVLKVINNQRQKEHPQVIVKKDGINYSLNIDEIIYIEAMPRGIIIHLIDEALEVKYLSIKQMMEKLSNEHFIQCHRMCVVNVSYIDYVDQVNRVIKMKDNYGTVDIGVTYKAEIRRFVHE; encoded by the coding sequence ATGTTTGATATATTGATTTTAGAGGATTCTATTGATACGAAAAATGCATTAGAAGCAATCATAAAGCCATGTTCATCAGAGATACGTGTCTTCTTCGCAGCGAACTTAAAACAAGCAGAAGAATTGCTAGACGAGCAAGACTTTTGTTTGTTTTTTTTAGATGTTAATTTATCAGGCAATAACATTGCAGATGCATCTGGTATAAAATTTGCAAAGTCATTGCGTAAACGTACGCAATATGAGTTTACACCAATTGTATTTGTTACTTCTATGTTAGAGTTTGAACTTTTATCTTATCGTGAAACACAATGCTACCGCTATATTATAAAACCGTTTCATGATTCAGAAATAAGAGAGTTAGTGTTAAAAGTAATCAATAATCAAAGGCAAAAAGAACATCCACAAGTAATTGTTAAAAAAGATGGAATTAATTATAGTCTTAATATTGATGAAATCATTTATATTGAAGCGATGCCACGAGGAATAATCATACACCTTATAGATGAAGCCCTAGAAGTGAAATATTTGTCCATTAAGCAGATGATGGAAAAACTATCGAATGAACATTTTATACAGTGCCATCGAATGTGTGTAGTGAATGTGAGCTATATCGATTATGTAGATCAGGTTAATAGGGTAATTAAAATGAAAGACAATTATGGAACGGTGGATATTGGAGTAACCTATAAGGCGGAAATCAGGAGATTTGTACATGAGTGA